CCATCCCGGCATCGATCAGGAAGGTGGTGATCCCGGTCTCGTGCTCTCCCCGGATGATCGCCCAGTTGATCGGGGCGGCACCGCGATAGCGGGGAAGGAGCGAGGCGTGAATGTTGACCGTGCCGAGGGGAGGGATTCCAATGAGCTCGGGCTTCAGGAGCTGGCCATAGGCGGCAACCACGATCGCGTCCGGCTTGGCGGCCCTGATCCGGTTGAGCGCGTCCACCGCGTTCACCCGCGGAGGCTGGAAGACCGGGAGCCCGAGCTCCTCCCCCACCCGCTTTACCGGCGGCGGGGTGAGGACAGCGTGTCTTCCCACCGGGCGGTCGGGCTGGGTGACGACAAGGGAGATTTCATGGGTACGAGCGAGCGAGATGAGGGCGGGGATGGCGAAGTCGGCCGTCCCGAGAAAGACGATCCTCACCGAACCTTCTCCCGCTGGAGGCGGGCGTACTCCTTGAGCAGGAACCGCCGCTTGGCCGGGGTGAGGTGATCGATGAACAGAACCCCGTTCAAGTGGTCGATCTCGTGCTGGATCGCCCGCGCCATCAGCCCCTCGCCCTCGAGGGTGATCTCCTGCTCGTCCAGGGTGTAGCCGCGCACCACGGCATGGGTCCTCCGGCTGACCGGAGCGTCGATCCCGGGAACGCTCAGGCAGCCCTCGGTCGCCTCCTCCTCTTCCTCCGCGAGCTCGACGATCTCCGGGTTGATCAGGACATGAAACTCACCGTCGATATCAAGGGCGATGATCCGCTCCGATATACCGATCTGCGGCGCTGCGAGCCCGACCCCATTCGCGCGCATCATCGCCTCTGCCATCGCCGTGGCGATCCGCTTGATCCGCGAGTCGATATTCGCCACCTCAGCCGCCCTCCGGCGCAGGACCGGATCGCCGTAGGTGACAATCTGTGTGGAAATCTCCTTGTCCGCCATAGCCCTTGATTATAAAGTAGAGGACATGACCCAACAAATCGACGCGGAGCTGCGGGCGACGGTGGAGAAGGTCCTCGCGCTGGAGCAGAGGCGTGGTTACCGGGACGACGCGGTGATCGGCGGGCTGGAAGAGTTCGTCCGCCGCAACCTTCCAGAAGCGGCGCACCCGATTGTCGCCGGTTACCGATCCGCTCCCCACTTTGCACGCGTGCGGACGGTGGAGCAGCTCCTCTCTTACCTACGGGGCGGGCCCCCGCCCACTCCCTCTCCGGACGCTCTCCTCCGCCCTGTCGCCGACGCAGTCGGGGTAGGGACAAAGCGGGCGAAGACGTTGGAACGGCTTGGGATCAAGACGATCGAAGATCTTCTCCTCTACCTCCCCCGCCGC
The window above is part of the Candidatus Bipolaricaulota bacterium genome. Proteins encoded here:
- the def gene encoding peptide deformylase, producing the protein MADKEISTQIVTYGDPVLRRRAAEVANIDSRIKRIATAMAEAMMRANGVGLAAPQIGISERIIALDIDGEFHVLINPEIVELAEEEEEATEGCLSVPGIDAPVSRRTHAVVRGYTLDEQEITLEGEGLMARAIQHEIDHLNGVLFIDHLTPAKRRFLLKEYARLQREKVR